In Cicer arietinum cultivar CDC Frontier isolate Library 1 chromosome 7, Cicar.CDCFrontier_v2.0, whole genome shotgun sequence, a single window of DNA contains:
- the LOC101494954 gene encoding large ribosomal subunit protein eL34-like, with the protein MVQRLTYRRRHSYATKSNQHRVVKTPGGKLVYQTTKKRASGPKCPVTGKRIQGIPHLRPTEYKRSRLSRNRRTVNRAYGGVLSGGAVRERIIRAFLVEEQKIVKKVLKIQKTKEKQASKA; encoded by the exons ATGGTTCAGAGGCTTACCTACCGCAGGCGTCATAGCTATGCCACCAAATCCAACCAACATAGGGTTGTCAAAACCCCCG GTGGAAAGCTTGTTTACCAGACAACTAAGAAGAGGGCCAGTGGACCAAAATGCCCTGTTACTGGAAAGAGGATTCAAGGG ATTCCACATTTACGACCCACAGAGTACAAGAGATCAAGGCTATCTAGAAACAGGAGGACTGTGAACCGTGCTTATGGTGGAGTTTTATCTGGAGGTGCTGTCAGAGAAAG AATCATTCGAGCTTTCTTGGTTGAAGAGCAGAAGATTGTGAAAAAGGTCTTGAAGATCCAAAAGACAAAGGAGAAACAAGCTTCAAAGGCTTAA